In Paenibacillus sp. JQZ6Y-1, one genomic interval encodes:
- a CDS encoding efflux RND transporter periplasmic adaptor subunit, with protein MTNTKKIWISASIFVAIAIAGIVVYLLWPRSSTEAIVETTPSVSVQKGDITVRIKGSGAVKATSQTMVYTDKEGNINQVLGKLNNTVKKGQVLLTYKPKDNSKDLTQQQNTLRQQQSDLQDKQEQYKQQMMDNAAQTELDSTRLAIEKAKDDIATTQTEIARLQKDQAAPAPLVAPTDGTITKVSVFAGGASSAGSEAFTIINYQDLSATIQVDEMDILKVREGMKATMQLDALPDQTYTGHVASIANEGSVKNGVSTFGVTIHLDRPGQIKAGMSAQASILVQHKKNILVLPIESIIQQGDAYIVQKLNVSADQQNLTSPITEDKPIRVGIHDESHVEISSGLKEGDLVSVPSSDMSGISAPTSGSSFDMSGSDSVSGSTSDGSSSSDSTGSSSDSSTTDNSGSSSDGSASGSSSNSSGSSTSTDGSTSSSDSSSSTGGA; from the coding sequence ATGACCAATACCAAGAAAATCTGGATATCCGCGTCCATCTTCGTCGCAATCGCCATTGCAGGCATTGTCGTCTATCTGCTCTGGCCACGTTCATCCACAGAAGCGATTGTGGAAACTACACCATCCGTATCGGTGCAAAAAGGTGATATTACTGTCCGCATTAAAGGCTCCGGTGCCGTCAAAGCGACCAGCCAGACGATGGTCTATACCGACAAGGAAGGCAATATCAATCAAGTGCTCGGCAAGCTGAACAATACCGTCAAAAAAGGACAAGTACTACTCACCTACAAGCCAAAGGACAATTCCAAAGACCTGACTCAACAGCAGAATACCTTGCGTCAGCAGCAAAGCGATCTCCAAGACAAACAGGAGCAATACAAGCAGCAGATGATGGACAATGCTGCCCAGACCGAATTGGATAGCACGCGTCTAGCGATTGAAAAAGCCAAAGACGACATCGCCACTACGCAAACCGAGATTGCCCGTTTGCAAAAGGATCAGGCAGCGCCAGCACCGCTAGTAGCTCCAACCGACGGTACAATTACCAAAGTGAGCGTATTCGCGGGCGGTGCTTCTAGCGCTGGTTCCGAAGCGTTTACCATTATTAACTATCAGGATCTTAGCGCCACCATTCAGGTAGACGAAATGGATATCCTGAAGGTGCGCGAAGGCATGAAAGCAACGATGCAGCTGGATGCGCTGCCCGATCAAACCTACACCGGTCACGTCGCCTCTATCGCCAACGAAGGCTCTGTGAAAAATGGCGTGTCCACCTTTGGTGTGACGATTCATCTGGATCGCCCCGGTCAGATCAAAGCAGGCATGTCTGCACAAGCAAGCATCCTTGTGCAGCACAAAAAAAATATTCTCGTCCTGCCTATCGAATCGATTATCCAGCAGGGCGACGCTTATATTGTACAAAAATTAAATGTATCCGCTGATCAGCAAAATCTCACCTCGCCGATCACCGAGGATAAACCGATCCGAGTCGGTATTCATGATGAGAGTCATGTCGAAATATCCAGCGGTCTCAAAGAAGGCGATCTGGTGAGCGTACCATCTTCCGATATGAGCGGAATAAGCGCGCCAACCAGTGGCAGCAGCTTTGATATGAGCGGTTCGGATTCTGTCAGCGGCTCTACCAGTGACGGTAGCAGTTCGTCCGATAGCACAGGTTCATCCAGCGACAGCAGTACTACCGATAACTCTGGTTCATCCAGTGACGGTAGCGCATCGGGCAGCTCGTCCAATAGCTCCGGTTCAAGCACCTCCACAGACGGTAGCACGTCGAGCAGCGATAGCAGCTCATCTACCGGAGGTGCATAA
- a CDS encoding ABC transporter ATP-binding protein, with protein sequence MEPLIHIEQMSHSYMMAGQRMPILQDISLTVHKGEFVAIIGPSGSGKSTLMNMIGCLDVPNSGSYTLDGSNVRKLSDNRLARIRNEKIGFIFQSFNLLPRLSAMENVELPLIYRGLSQRERRKRATLALEQVGLQERMFHRPNQLSGGQQQRVAIARALAGDPPLLLADEPTGALDTQTGREVMQMIQTLNAQGHTIILITHDLDIADQARRVIRIQSGVLTEDRRNES encoded by the coding sequence ATGGAGCCGCTGATCCATATTGAACAGATGTCTCATAGCTATATGATGGCAGGACAGCGGATGCCTATTTTGCAGGATATTTCGCTAACTGTGCATAAGGGCGAGTTTGTGGCTATCATCGGTCCATCCGGTTCGGGCAAGTCGACGCTGATGAATATGATCGGCTGTCTGGATGTACCGAACAGCGGCAGTTATACACTAGATGGCAGCAATGTACGCAAGCTGTCCGACAATCGGCTTGCCCGTATCCGCAACGAGAAGATCGGCTTTATTTTTCAAAGCTTCAATCTGCTGCCCCGGCTGTCTGCTATGGAAAATGTCGAGCTGCCGCTGATTTACCGTGGACTATCTCAGCGGGAACGGCGTAAACGTGCCACACTTGCCTTGGAGCAGGTGGGCTTGCAGGAGCGCATGTTTCACCGCCCCAATCAGCTGTCCGGCGGTCAACAGCAGCGTGTCGCGATTGCCCGCGCTCTTGCTGGCGATCCGCCGCTGCTGCTAGCGGACGAGCCAACTGGCGCACTGGATACCCAGACCGGACGCGAAGTGATGCAGATGATTCAAACTCTCAACGCACAAGGGCATACGATTATTCTAATCACCCACGATCTCGATATTGCCGATCAAGCGCGCCGCGTGATTCGTATTCAAAGCGGCGTGCTGACCGAAGATCGGAGGAACGAGTCATGA
- a CDS encoding ABC transporter permease, whose translation MILFQSIRMALLSVIGNKIRSFLTMLGIIIGVSSVILVVSVGMSYNNQISDQFSGLGTDLLTISIMGYGATTSLTTEQTMAYGQLPGVGGVSPVISSNVTAKHRGRNADVPLEGVMPSYERVKDFHVQSGRFLLNIDNQYRQKVALIGSETATKLFGMENPVGKDIRLNGDTFTIVGLLRTKGSSLMGSNDDKILIPLATAERFLQTKGIQSFEIKTTSPDQIPAVKEELQEALTAALGDPSAYDIFDAKEMIESMEKTSALLSASLAGIAGISLIVGGIGIMNIMIVSVNERTREIGIRKAIGARKSNILLQFMIESVFLSTLGGLLGIGTGLGLVWIVGQFIPFPIQYAWNMVVIAFAFSFAIGVLFGIIPANKAARLRPIYALRTD comes from the coding sequence ATGATTCTGTTTCAAAGTATCCGTATGGCGCTACTAAGCGTCATCGGTAACAAAATCCGTTCTTTTTTAACGATGCTAGGCATTATTATCGGGGTCTCATCTGTCATTTTGGTCGTTTCTGTCGGTATGAGCTACAACAACCAGATCAGTGATCAGTTTAGCGGGCTTGGCACCGATCTGCTGACGATCAGCATTATGGGTTATGGTGCCACCACCTCATTAACTACCGAGCAAACGATGGCATATGGACAGCTTCCCGGCGTGGGCGGTGTATCCCCTGTCATTTCCAGTAATGTTACCGCCAAACATCGCGGTCGCAATGCGGATGTACCACTGGAAGGCGTAATGCCCTCCTATGAACGCGTCAAAGACTTTCACGTACAATCCGGTCGCTTTCTACTCAATATCGACAATCAGTATCGCCAGAAGGTAGCACTAATCGGTTCGGAAACTGCCACCAAATTATTCGGCATGGAGAATCCAGTCGGAAAAGATATTCGTCTCAATGGCGATACCTTCACCATCGTTGGCTTGCTGCGAACGAAAGGCTCTAGCCTGATGGGGTCCAATGACGATAAAATCCTAATCCCACTCGCAACAGCCGAACGCTTTTTACAAACAAAAGGGATTCAATCATTCGAGATCAAAACGACATCACCCGATCAGATTCCGGCGGTCAAAGAGGAATTACAAGAAGCGCTGACTGCCGCCTTAGGCGATCCGTCCGCTTATGATATTTTCGATGCCAAGGAAATGATTGAATCTATGGAGAAAACAAGCGCCTTACTGTCCGCCTCTCTGGCAGGCATCGCTGGTATCTCCCTGATCGTCGGCGGTATCGGCATTATGAATATTATGATTGTATCGGTCAATGAACGTACCCGCGAGATCGGTATCCGCAAAGCAATCGGCGCGCGTAAAAGCAATATTTTGCTGCAATTCATGATCGAATCGGTGTTTCTAAGTACGCTCGGTGGACTGCTAGGTATTGGTACCGGATTAGGTCTGGTATGGATCGTTGGACAGTTTATTCCGTTTCCGATTCAGTATGCGTGGAATATGGTAGTGATCGCCTTCGCCTTTTCGTTTGCTATCGGTGTATTATTCGGTATTATTCCGGCTAACAAGGCTGCACGCCTACGTCCAATCTACGCCCTGCGCACCGATTGA